A single genomic interval of Brevundimonas diminuta harbors:
- a CDS encoding SLATT domain-containing protein, whose protein sequence is MTDTVSPIESDPRDAILAEARRLAVDALYSEKGHFEAASDWRGRTYSLGIPAALIGATAGATILANMDPAIGGSLALVGAAITALMTFLNPSERASQHHRSGVSYGVLRRALRQFVQIDVGMMDVTALRSRLSELTEKIGALQSESLPIPSAAHKKAFKSIQGGSAEYTAQELALAGG, encoded by the coding sequence ATGACCGATACCGTCAGCCCGATCGAAAGCGACCCTCGCGACGCCATTCTGGCGGAAGCCCGGCGACTGGCCGTGGACGCGCTCTATTCGGAGAAGGGTCATTTCGAGGCCGCCAGCGACTGGCGCGGTCGCACTTACTCGCTCGGCATTCCCGCAGCGCTCATCGGCGCTACCGCCGGCGCCACCATTCTGGCGAATATGGACCCTGCCATCGGCGGTTCGCTCGCGCTTGTCGGCGCTGCCATCACAGCCCTGATGACCTTTCTCAACCCTTCCGAACGGGCGTCGCAACATCACCGCAGCGGCGTCTCCTACGGCGTCCTCCGGCGCGCTCTGCGCCAGTTCGTCCAGATCGACGTCGGCATGATGGACGTTACGGCGCTCCGGTCGCGCCTGTCCGAGCTGACGGAGAAGATCGGGGCCTTGCAGTCCGAGTCGCTGCCGATCCCGTCAGCGGCTCACAAGAAGGCGTTCAAGTCGATCCAGGGCGGATCGGCGGAATACACCGCACAGGAACTGGCGCTCGCAGGAGGCTAG
- a CDS encoding DUF736 domain-containing protein, with amino-acid sequence MATIGTFTSQGDGYTGSIKTLTLNVKSAVLRPNEKSDDKAPDFRIFAGQTEFGAAWKKTSQQNREYLSVKLDDPSFPAPIYASLVEVEGGHSLIWSR; translated from the coding sequence ATGGCCACCATCGGCACCTTCACCTCCCAGGGCGACGGCTACACCGGTTCGATCAAGACCCTCACCCTCAACGTCAAGTCGGCGGTCCTGCGGCCCAACGAGAAGAGCGACGACAAGGCCCCCGACTTCCGGATCTTCGCCGGCCAGACCGAGTTCGGCGCCGCCTGGAAGAAGACGAGCCAGCAGAACCGCGAGTACCTCTCGGTCAAGCTCGACGATCCCAGCTTCCCGGCGCCGATCTACGCCTCCCTGGTGGAGGTCGAGGGCGGACACAGCCTGATCTGGTCCCGCTGA
- a CDS encoding site-specific integrase has translation MEGKLHVYRRENSPYWQCATYLSGRNYRQSTKETNVAIAREFARDWYLDRLAEDRLRKSGKLPSMPEMPVVVPERVTPKRPGEKIFREAAAVFEKEFEAMTLGERNAHYVAGKGRVIRLYLNPFFGDLPITEVSAGRIQDYRLHRVTPPDEPQRVRFVSEGQERIGKAKIWKRPSRQTLHNEMVCLRQILKTANRKGWISALPDMSNPYRASGKVSHRAWFSPEEYKRLYEATRERAKNPKKERWREECEQFHDFVLFMVNTGLRPDEAQRLEFRDVSIVEDEATGERILEIEVRGKRGVGYCKSMPGAVRPFERVLKRKNGQPTDLVFGLVQRELLNAILDELGLKKDRDGRPRTAYSLRHTYISMRLMEGADIYQVAKNCRTSVEMIEKYYASHIKNVLDASAINVRKPKPAKRKTVDANGA, from the coding sequence ATGGAGGGCAAGCTCCACGTCTATCGTCGCGAGAACAGCCCATACTGGCAGTGCGCGACCTATCTGAGCGGCCGCAACTACCGTCAGTCGACGAAGGAGACGAACGTCGCCATCGCGCGCGAGTTTGCGCGCGATTGGTATCTCGATCGGCTCGCTGAAGATCGTCTCCGCAAGTCCGGGAAGCTCCCGTCGATGCCGGAGATGCCTGTCGTCGTCCCGGAGCGTGTGACGCCGAAGCGGCCGGGAGAGAAGATCTTCCGTGAGGCGGCCGCCGTCTTCGAAAAGGAGTTCGAAGCGATGACGTTGGGTGAGCGGAATGCTCACTACGTCGCTGGGAAGGGGCGGGTGATCCGTCTCTACCTCAACCCGTTCTTCGGCGATTTGCCGATCACCGAAGTCTCCGCCGGCCGGATCCAGGATTACCGGCTTCACCGCGTCACGCCACCTGACGAGCCGCAGCGTGTGCGGTTCGTCTCGGAGGGGCAAGAACGGATCGGAAAAGCGAAGATCTGGAAACGGCCGAGCCGGCAGACGCTCCATAACGAGATGGTCTGTCTTCGGCAGATCCTGAAAACGGCGAACCGGAAAGGGTGGATTTCCGCCCTTCCGGACATGAGCAACCCGTACCGGGCATCCGGCAAGGTGAGCCACAGGGCTTGGTTCTCACCTGAAGAGTACAAGCGCCTCTACGAAGCGACGCGCGAGCGCGCGAAGAACCCGAAAAAGGAGCGCTGGCGCGAGGAGTGCGAGCAGTTCCACGACTTCGTGCTGTTCATGGTCAACACCGGGCTGCGTCCCGACGAGGCGCAGCGCCTCGAGTTCAGAGACGTCTCGATCGTTGAGGATGAGGCGACCGGCGAGCGCATCCTCGAGATCGAGGTGCGGGGCAAGCGTGGGGTAGGGTACTGCAAGAGCATGCCCGGCGCCGTCCGTCCGTTCGAACGGGTGCTCAAGCGCAAGAACGGCCAGCCGACCGATCTCGTCTTCGGTCTGGTGCAGCGCGAACTGTTGAACGCCATCTTGGACGAACTCGGTCTGAAGAAGGACCGGGATGGAAGGCCTCGTACCGCCTACAGCCTGCGGCACACCTACATCTCCATGAGGCTCATGGAGGGCGCCGACATTTATCAGGTCGCCAAGAACTGCCGGACCAGCGTGGAGATGATCGAGAAATACTACGCCTCTCACATCAAGAACGTGCTCGACGCCTCGGCCATCAATGTCCGAAAGCCCAAGCCGGCGAAGCGAAAAACAGTGGATGCGAATGGTGCCTGA
- a CDS encoding type IV toxin-antitoxin system AbiEi family antitoxin, whose translation MVYFNVMMKMELSVKEAERALAGELRDVLAVVPTVEVRSIDIEGPGDAPRVDIIADVSIASRSFTILMEVKSSGQPRVIRSAVDQALQAAANLGMKSIVLVGAPYMADAARRLCDEAGVGWLDLAGNVRIVGPGLYIDRQTAEKPKAVARELKSPFAPKSARVLRCLLQTPGRAWKVTDLAEAAQVSLGQVSNVRRALIDREWASADSEGLQLTDREGLLRGWREAYEAPVGERRRYYTTLHGKRLDVALRDALREAQSSGRAAAMSFTAADWWAPYARVPMTYLIAEPSALPALVDHLELKPAESGANVEILIPDEAELFDDLRQPAPDLWTTSPLQTFLDLGTGGERGQEAADHLLASVSLW comes from the coding sequence ATGGTCTATTTCAACGTAATGATGAAAATGGAACTTTCAGTGAAAGAGGCTGAACGCGCTCTCGCCGGGGAGCTGCGGGACGTACTCGCCGTCGTCCCGACCGTAGAGGTTCGGTCTATCGATATCGAGGGACCGGGCGACGCCCCGCGCGTCGATATCATCGCCGATGTCTCGATCGCTTCCAGAAGCTTCACGATATTGATGGAGGTGAAGAGTTCCGGACAGCCGCGGGTGATCCGGAGCGCCGTCGATCAGGCGCTTCAAGCTGCCGCTAACCTCGGAATGAAGTCCATCGTGCTCGTGGGGGCCCCCTATATGGCGGATGCCGCCCGGCGCCTGTGTGACGAGGCCGGCGTCGGCTGGCTCGATCTCGCGGGCAACGTCCGCATCGTCGGCCCGGGCCTCTATATCGACCGGCAGACGGCCGAGAAGCCCAAGGCAGTCGCGCGCGAGCTGAAGTCGCCGTTCGCACCGAAATCAGCGCGCGTTCTCCGTTGTCTCCTTCAGACGCCCGGTCGGGCCTGGAAGGTGACGGACCTCGCCGAAGCCGCGCAAGTGAGCTTGGGCCAAGTCAGCAACGTGCGGCGCGCGCTGATCGACCGTGAATGGGCCTCTGCCGATTCCGAGGGCCTGCAACTGACCGATCGCGAAGGTCTCCTGCGCGGCTGGCGGGAGGCCTATGAGGCGCCCGTTGGGGAGCGGCGGCGCTACTATACGACCCTGCACGGGAAACGGCTGGATGTGGCCCTGCGAGACGCCCTGCGTGAGGCTCAGTCCTCAGGCCGGGCCGCGGCGATGTCCTTCACGGCCGCCGATTGGTGGGCGCCTTACGCACGCGTGCCGATGACCTACCTCATCGCCGAACCCAGCGCCCTGCCGGCCTTGGTCGATCATCTGGAGCTCAAGCCCGCCGAAAGCGGGGCCAATGTCGAGATCCTGATCCCCGACGAGGCCGAGCTGTTCGACGATCTGCGTCAGCCGGCTCCAGACCTCTGGACGACCAGCCCGCTGCAGACCTTCCTTGATCTCGGGACCGGCGGCGAACGCGGGCAGGAGGCGGCAGACCATCTGCTCGCCAGCGTGTCCCTGTGGTGA
- a CDS encoding nucleotidyl transferase AbiEii/AbiGii toxin family protein yields MVKPEPQSAADYPARSTAAVRQTLVEIGQILGSYEGKFAVVGGAVPWLLLEPDDMIHVGTFDIDLALDPVALADTEYADLVHALQAHGYERGPEDRAFQLTRKVPAEDDGPPIKVVVDFLMPRDAEVPKRERPLVKDFAVQKADGADLAIDFQALVEIEDRMPGRSWTNRVKIAVASIPALLGMKGHALVGRFKRKDAYDIYYCVRNYPGGPEALADACRPLLERASALQGYEKIASKFRDVDDHGPACVREFVETSAALGDRTPEQWQTDAYGQVRAFLDALGL; encoded by the coding sequence GTGGTGAAGCCGGAACCGCAGAGCGCGGCGGACTATCCCGCGCGCAGCACCGCCGCCGTCCGCCAGACCCTCGTCGAGATCGGACAGATCCTCGGCAGCTATGAAGGAAAGTTCGCCGTGGTCGGCGGCGCTGTGCCGTGGCTGTTGCTCGAGCCGGACGACATGATCCACGTCGGGACGTTCGACATCGATCTCGCACTCGACCCGGTCGCGCTCGCGGATACCGAATACGCAGACCTGGTTCACGCGCTTCAGGCTCATGGCTACGAGCGCGGCCCCGAGGATCGGGCATTCCAGCTGACGCGGAAAGTTCCTGCCGAAGATGACGGTCCCCCGATCAAGGTTGTCGTCGACTTCCTGATGCCGCGGGACGCGGAGGTGCCGAAGCGGGAGCGGCCGCTCGTGAAGGACTTCGCCGTCCAGAAGGCGGACGGGGCCGATCTGGCGATCGACTTCCAGGCTTTGGTCGAGATTGAGGACCGGATGCCGGGACGGTCGTGGACCAATCGCGTAAAGATCGCGGTGGCCTCGATCCCGGCGCTTCTCGGCATGAAAGGCCACGCCCTCGTCGGCCGCTTCAAGCGGAAGGACGCCTACGACATCTACTATTGCGTCCGAAACTACCCGGGCGGGCCCGAAGCCCTGGCCGACGCCTGCCGGCCCCTCCTGGAACGGGCTAGCGCTCTTCAAGGCTATGAGAAGATCGCCAGCAAGTTCAGGGATGTCGATGACCACGGACCTGCCTGCGTTCGCGAGTTCGTAGAGACAAGCGCGGCCTTGGGCGACCGTACTCCGGAGCAGTGGCAGACGGACGCCTATGGGCAGGTCCGAGCCTTCCTGGATGCGCTCGGGCTCTAG
- a CDS encoding ImuA family protein, whose amino-acid sequence MPAAGSAHLEDLRAQVRALEQAVRKSVGVLPFEVEALDAALPGGGLALGALHEVAGGGDDAVGGAAAALFAAGVVARLPGSVLWCVTRPDLFAPALSHAGLGPDRVIYVEAGDEKALMACFEEGLRHGGLAGVVCETSRLTMTASRRLQLAAETSGVIGLAVRRWRRAAEAADFGQPTAAATRWRVSAEPSAPLPVPGIGRARWRIELMRCRGADAADFILDACDETGRLALPAELARRAVAPAVGRRRAAA is encoded by the coding sequence ATGCCGGCCGCCGGTTCGGCCCATCTCGAGGATCTGCGCGCCCAGGTGCGCGCACTGGAGCAGGCTGTCCGTAAATCGGTGGGCGTGCTTCCGTTCGAGGTGGAGGCTCTGGACGCCGCTCTCCCCGGCGGCGGTCTCGCCCTGGGAGCGCTTCACGAAGTGGCGGGCGGCGGCGACGACGCCGTGGGGGGCGCCGCCGCCGCGCTGTTCGCGGCGGGCGTCGTCGCCCGCCTGCCGGGCTCCGTGCTCTGGTGCGTCACGCGGCCGGACCTGTTCGCTCCGGCCCTCAGTCACGCCGGGCTGGGGCCGGATCGGGTCATCTATGTCGAGGCCGGCGACGAAAAGGCCCTGATGGCCTGTTTCGAGGAGGGCCTTCGCCATGGCGGCTTGGCCGGGGTCGTTTGCGAAACGTCGCGCCTGACCATGACCGCCTCACGCCGGCTCCAGCTCGCGGCCGAGACGTCGGGCGTCATCGGCCTGGCGGTTCGGCGATGGCGACGGGCCGCCGAAGCGGCCGACTTCGGCCAGCCGACCGCCGCCGCGACGCGCTGGCGCGTCAGCGCCGAGCCGTCGGCGCCCCTGCCGGTCCCGGGCATCGGGCGAGCGCGGTGGCGGATCGAACTCATGCGTTGCCGCGGCGCCGACGCGGCGGACTTCATTCTGGACGCTTGCGATGAGACGGGTCGTCTCGCTCTTCCTGCCGAACTGGCCCGTAGAGCGGTTGCGCCGGCTGTTGGGCGCCGACGCGCCGCCGCCTGA
- a CDS encoding SOS response-associated peptidase gives MCNEYQLILPFDDIIEAFDLSGNRLVFPGGMPNFGPMASIRIGDRAPIIQMGSEGPEAVMTPWAWKGPGGRPVFNFRSDGRSFEGSHRCLIPADGIFEFTDPEPGQKRKTKWRFTLSDQRLFWVAGLIKDGAFAMLTTEPGADIAPYHDRQIVLLRPEDGAAWLNLQKPEAELLRALPAGSLDVEKVFPIAA, from the coding sequence ATGTGCAATGAATACCAGCTCATTCTGCCGTTCGACGACATCATCGAGGCGTTCGACCTGAGCGGAAACCGGCTGGTGTTTCCGGGCGGCATGCCGAATTTCGGACCTATGGCCTCCATTCGCATCGGCGATCGGGCGCCCATCATTCAGATGGGGTCGGAAGGGCCGGAAGCGGTGATGACGCCCTGGGCATGGAAGGGGCCGGGCGGACGACCGGTCTTCAACTTCCGATCGGACGGGCGGTCGTTTGAAGGGTCACACCGGTGCCTGATCCCGGCGGACGGCATTTTCGAGTTCACCGACCCGGAACCGGGCCAGAAGCGAAAGACCAAATGGCGCTTCACCCTGTCCGACCAGCGGCTCTTCTGGGTGGCGGGCCTGATCAAGGACGGCGCTTTCGCCATGCTGACCACCGAGCCGGGGGCGGACATCGCCCCCTATCATGACCGGCAGATCGTGCTCCTGCGCCCCGAGGACGGTGCGGCCTGGCTCAATCTTCAGAAGCCCGAGGCCGAGCTGTTGCGGGCTCTGCCCGCCGGGAGCCTTGACGTCGAAAAGGTCTTCCCGATCGCGGCCTGA
- a CDS encoding DUF6504 family protein — translation MLTDKIETIEPGFGIERMTLAARAAEPLNWRPAAAHLGAEAEPDVSLLVDTLANRIGADRLYRLAPVESDVPERSTRKVAPLAAPTGLAWTADWPRPARLFRRPEPIETMALLPDNPPTHFTWRGVRRRIRRADGPERIFGEWGRRDAEMWAVRDYFQVEDDAGERFWLFRAGDGEDASTGSQAWFIHGRFG, via the coding sequence TTGCTGACCGACAAGATCGAGACCATCGAGCCGGGGTTCGGCATCGAACGGATGACGCTCGCGGCGCGCGCGGCCGAACCGCTGAACTGGCGTCCGGCCGCCGCGCACCTCGGCGCGGAGGCGGAGCCGGACGTCTCCCTGCTCGTGGATACCTTGGCTAACCGGATCGGAGCCGACCGACTGTATCGACTGGCGCCGGTCGAGAGCGACGTCCCCGAGCGATCGACCCGGAAGGTCGCGCCGCTGGCCGCGCCGACGGGGCTGGCGTGGACAGCGGACTGGCCGCGCCCGGCTCGCCTGTTCCGCAGGCCCGAGCCGATAGAGACCATGGCGTTGCTTCCCGACAATCCGCCGACCCACTTTACCTGGCGCGGCGTCCGCCGCCGGATCCGCCGGGCCGACGGCCCGGAACGGATCTTCGGCGAATGGGGACGCCGCGACGCCGAGATGTGGGCTGTACGAGATTACTTCCAGGTCGAGGACGACGCCGGTGAACGCTTCTGGCTCTTCCGCGCCGGCGACGGCGAGGACGCCTCAACCGGGTCGCAGGCCTGGTTCATTCACGGCCGCTTCGGCTGA
- a CDS encoding MobC family plasmid mobilization relaxosome protein → MDLVVLEREAASRGQSRTQWTVALIRAQLHGRPQLSRSEAIAFVEVQRELRRIGVNINQIARALNTAVMEGAVLDLEVAQLAAFSDEIRAHLVGVRDAFEGNLAYWAPGP, encoded by the coding sequence GTGGACCTGGTCGTGCTCGAGCGCGAGGCGGCATCGCGAGGCCAGTCCCGAACCCAATGGACGGTCGCGCTGATCAGAGCGCAACTGCATGGCCGACCGCAGCTGAGCCGGAGCGAGGCGATCGCCTTTGTCGAGGTCCAGCGCGAGCTCCGACGCATCGGGGTCAACATCAACCAGATCGCCCGGGCGTTAAATACGGCGGTGATGGAGGGGGCGGTGCTGGACCTGGAGGTGGCCCAGCTTGCTGCCTTCTCGGACGAAATCCGCGCGCATCTGGTCGGAGTTCGGGACGCTTTCGAGGGCAATCTCGCCTATTGGGCGCCGGGGCCGTGA
- a CDS encoding SMODS domain-containing nucleotidyltransferase, with amino-acid sequence MSFLVPLSPAPPVPPPRWMFVGQRFSAFMQRLGITEQQAVDGTRKQMGVRAALNRWYYGHGEATQNSLLIGSWAKTLRVAPPRDIDVLFCMPVDIFHRYEARAGNRQSQLLQEVRSALSQTYPQTAIRGDGQVVVVPFATMPVEVIPAFRLDTGQYLIADANGGGSYRTTDPWAELSVLEASDRATFGATRRLIRMAKQWQRHAHAPIKSFMLERLAVAFLETWQHATAGYEDWMVRDFFEFMLRYVGGSVQMPGTGEWVSIGDAWASRARTALATAQRACHYEAVNADRRASAEWRSLFGSAIGPLS; translated from the coding sequence TTGAGCTTCCTCGTTCCGCTGTCGCCCGCGCCGCCAGTGCCCCCGCCCAGGTGGATGTTCGTTGGGCAGCGCTTCTCGGCCTTCATGCAGAGGCTCGGGATCACCGAGCAACAGGCGGTCGACGGTACACGCAAGCAGATGGGCGTTCGGGCAGCCCTGAACCGCTGGTACTACGGCCATGGCGAGGCGACGCAGAACAGCCTGTTGATCGGGTCCTGGGCGAAGACGCTGAGGGTGGCCCCACCGCGCGACATCGACGTCCTGTTCTGCATGCCTGTCGATATCTTCCATCGCTACGAGGCCCGCGCCGGCAACCGCCAGTCCCAACTGCTCCAGGAAGTTCGCTCGGCGCTCTCGCAGACCTACCCTCAAACGGCGATCCGTGGAGATGGCCAGGTCGTTGTCGTGCCCTTCGCGACCATGCCCGTCGAGGTCATCCCGGCCTTCCGCCTCGACACCGGTCAATATCTGATCGCCGATGCGAATGGCGGCGGTTCGTACCGCACCACCGATCCGTGGGCTGAGCTCTCGGTGCTTGAAGCGTCGGATCGCGCAACCTTCGGCGCCACGCGCCGCCTGATCCGGATGGCCAAGCAGTGGCAGCGTCATGCCCATGCGCCGATCAAGTCGTTCATGCTCGAGCGCCTGGCCGTGGCCTTCCTCGAAACCTGGCAGCACGCGACCGCAGGCTATGAGGACTGGATGGTCCGCGACTTCTTCGAGTTCATGCTCCGGTATGTCGGCGGGTCGGTCCAGATGCCTGGAACCGGCGAGTGGGTGTCGATCGGCGACGCCTGGGCCTCACGAGCGCGAACGGCCTTGGCGACCGCCCAGCGCGCCTGTCACTATGAGGCGGTAAACGCCGACCGCAGGGCGAGCGCGGAATGGCGGTCGCTGTTCGGCTCCGCGATTGGACCTTTGTCATGA
- a CDS encoding endonuclease/exonuclease/phosphatase family protein translates to MKSLIALSLSAALLSGCVGWMPARDADGLKIASWNMEHLAERDGEGCSPRSEADYARLRAHVAALRADVIAFQEVQNKAAAERVFDPAIYDVVMSGRPPSTRSGECRGSPGLFIQNQAVGFAIRKGVPWTRNADLSALALGNPDLRWGVDVTVSQGRPMRLLAVHLKSGCNSGRELTDPDCPVLFDQLPVLEDWTEARAREGQAFVVLGDWNRRLASRDDAFLADLNDGDPAGSTLILTSGGQAAGCKARYREFIDFIATGDAATARIEPGSFEEYRYGGIPEAEHPSDHCPISVRIAG, encoded by the coding sequence ATGAAATCCCTGATCGCGCTTTCGCTCTCGGCCGCTCTGCTGTCCGGATGCGTCGGGTGGATGCCGGCGCGCGACGCCGACGGGCTCAAGATCGCCAGCTGGAACATGGAGCATCTCGCGGAGCGGGACGGGGAGGGCTGCAGTCCGCGCTCCGAGGCCGACTACGCGCGGCTGCGGGCCCATGTCGCGGCGCTCCGCGCCGATGTGATCGCCTTCCAGGAGGTGCAGAACAAGGCTGCGGCCGAACGCGTGTTCGATCCGGCCATCTATGACGTCGTCATGTCCGGTCGTCCTCCCAGCACCCGCAGCGGTGAATGCCGGGGGAGCCCCGGCCTCTTCATCCAGAATCAGGCCGTCGGGTTCGCCATCAGGAAGGGCGTGCCCTGGACCCGGAACGCTGACCTGAGCGCCCTGGCGTTGGGCAATCCCGACCTGCGGTGGGGCGTCGACGTGACGGTGTCCCAGGGAAGGCCGATGCGGCTTCTGGCGGTGCACCTAAAGTCCGGGTGCAATTCGGGGCGCGAGCTGACCGACCCCGACTGCCCGGTCCTGTTCGACCAACTCCCCGTACTGGAAGACTGGACGGAGGCGCGGGCCCGCGAAGGCCAGGCCTTCGTGGTGCTGGGCGACTGGAATCGCCGCCTCGCCAGCCGCGACGACGCCTTCTTGGCGGACCTCAACGACGGCGACCCGGCCGGCTCGACCCTGATTCTCACGTCCGGCGGTCAGGCGGCCGGCTGCAAGGCGCGCTATCGGGAGTTCATCGACTTCATCGCGACGGGAGACGCGGCGACCGCGCGTATCGAACCGGGGTCATTCGAGGAATATCGCTACGGCGGGATCCCCGAGGCCGAGCATCCCTCGGATCACTGCCCGATCTCGGTACGGATCGCCGGCTAG
- a CDS encoding ArdC family protein, which yields MTRPTDPARLDVYTRITQQILAQLEAGVRPWTQPWKSATSVSRPLRHDGTPYNGINIVLLWGEATGRGFTRSTWMTFRQALALGAHVRKGERGATVVYANQIVREDIDEIGEGVEQRIPFLKAYTVFNVDQIDGLPDRYGEPEVQGINADERIARVDAFFRNCGADIRHGGGSAYYAPGPDHVQMPPFECFEDADAYYGTLGHEMTHWTRHPTRLDRDFGRQRFGDPGYAREELVAELGAAFLCADLGLALEPREDHAAYVGHWLQVLKDDKRFIVSAAAHAQKAVDHLHRLQPV from the coding sequence ATGACGCGCCCCACCGATCCCGCACGCCTGGACGTCTACACCCGGATCACCCAACAGATCCTCGCCCAGCTCGAAGCCGGGGTCCGCCCCTGGACCCAGCCCTGGAAGAGCGCCACTTCGGTCAGCCGCCCCCTTCGCCATGACGGCACGCCCTACAACGGCATCAACATCGTCCTGCTGTGGGGCGAAGCGACCGGCCGGGGATTTACCCGATCGACCTGGATGACCTTCCGCCAGGCGCTGGCGCTCGGCGCCCACGTCCGCAAAGGCGAGCGCGGGGCGACGGTGGTTTACGCAAACCAGATCGTGCGCGAGGACATTGACGAGATCGGCGAAGGCGTCGAACAGCGAATCCCGTTCCTCAAGGCCTACACGGTCTTCAACGTCGATCAGATCGACGGCCTGCCGGATCGCTACGGCGAGCCCGAAGTCCAGGGCATCAATGCCGACGAACGGATCGCGCGTGTCGACGCCTTCTTCCGGAACTGCGGCGCGGACATCCGTCACGGCGGCGGGAGCGCCTATTACGCCCCGGGGCCGGACCATGTGCAGATGCCGCCGTTCGAATGCTTCGAGGATGCCGACGCCTATTACGGTACCCTCGGCCATGAGATGACGCACTGGACGCGTCACCCCACCCGCCTCGATCGGGACTTCGGCCGCCAGCGTTTCGGCGATCCCGGCTACGCTCGCGAAGAACTGGTCGCCGAACTCGGAGCCGCCTTCCTCTGCGCGGATCTCGGTCTCGCCCTCGAGCCGCGCGAGGATCATGCGGCCTATGTCGGTCACTGGCTCCAGGTGCTCAAGGACGACAAGCGGTTCATCGTCTCGGCGGCGGCTCACGCGCAGAAGGCCGTCGATCACCTGCATCGCCTCCAGCCAGTTTGA
- a CDS encoding Y-family DNA polymerase — translation MRRVVSLFLPNWPVERLRRLLGADAPPPDRALVLTGRLGRRRVVTACNSTAAACGARVGMAATQAQALIPDLDVRDADPVGDADALDRLALWAMHRYAPVCQADPPDGLAIDITGAAHLKGGEAALLRDLTARLQRVGVTGRGVVAPTYGAAHAAARFRTEVQIIDDNGVDATLSSLPLEALRLPAALPADLRRMGFERIGDIAHRPRAPLQLRFGAELGRRLDQAYGRSTEPLIPVEAPETPRVERVFAEPIGAPETIARYAGVLVETLCGLLETRGLGARRLD, via the coding sequence ATGAGACGGGTCGTCTCGCTCTTCCTGCCGAACTGGCCCGTAGAGCGGTTGCGCCGGCTGTTGGGCGCCGACGCGCCGCCGCCTGACCGCGCCCTTGTCCTGACCGGCCGGCTCGGCCGCAGGCGGGTCGTCACGGCCTGCAACAGCACCGCCGCCGCATGCGGCGCGCGCGTCGGCATGGCCGCGACCCAGGCCCAGGCTCTCATTCCTGACCTCGACGTCAGGGACGCCGATCCGGTCGGAGACGCCGACGCCCTGGATCGTCTCGCCCTTTGGGCGATGCACCGCTACGCCCCCGTCTGCCAGGCCGATCCGCCGGACGGACTGGCGATCGACATCACCGGGGCCGCCCACCTGAAGGGGGGCGAAGCGGCGCTGTTGCGCGATTTGACGGCGCGGCTTCAACGGGTCGGCGTGACCGGCCGAGGCGTGGTCGCGCCGACCTACGGCGCCGCCCATGCAGCCGCCCGGTTCCGGACCGAGGTGCAGATCATTGACGACAATGGGGTCGATGCAACCCTGTCTTCCCTGCCGCTGGAAGCCCTGCGCCTCCCGGCGGCCCTGCCGGCCGACCTTCGGCGCATGGGGTTCGAACGGATCGGCGACATCGCCCACCGACCGCGCGCGCCGCTCCAGCTGCGTTTCGGCGCGGAACTGGGGCGACGGCTCGATCAGGCCTATGGCCGGTCGACCGAGCCACTGATCCCGGTCGAGGCGCCCGAGACGCCCCGCGTCGAACGGGTCTTCGCCGAGCCGATCGGCGCGCCGGAGACCATCGCCCGCTATGCAGGGGTGCTCGTCGAGACCCTGTGCGGTCTTCTGGAAACGCGCGGCCTCGGCGCGCGGCGCCTCGACTAG